From a region of the Fischerella sp. JS2 genome:
- the hemH gene encoding ferrochelatase, with the protein MGRVGVLLLNLGGPEKLEDVGPFLFNLFSDPEIIRLPFPWLQKPLAWFIASRRTKKSQENYRKIGGGSPLRRITEAQADALKGQLQALGQDTKIYIGMRYWHPYTEEAIARIIQDGIEKLVILPLYPQFSISTSGSSFRLLEKLWQEDPRLQQIEYTVIPSWYKQPGYLQAMAELIAQEIDLLPNPNEAHVFFSAHGVPKSYVEEAGDPYQQEIEECTYLIMRTLDRPNAHTLAYQSRVGPVEWLQPYTEDAIPELATKGIKDLVVVPLSFVSEHIETLEEIDLEYREIAEEAGIHNFRRVPALNTHPVFIKALADLVVDALKEPSVKLSQVYQMKKKVKIYPPEGWEWGITTSAEVWNGRIAMLGFIALMIELITGRGLLHMIGIL; encoded by the coding sequence ATGGGTCGTGTAGGCGTATTACTGCTCAATCTCGGTGGCCCGGAGAAATTAGAAGATGTAGGGCCGTTTCTTTTTAATCTGTTTTCTGATCCGGAAATTATTCGCCTACCTTTTCCCTGGTTGCAAAAACCCCTAGCCTGGTTTATTGCTTCACGGCGTACAAAAAAATCTCAAGAGAACTACCGCAAAATTGGTGGTGGTTCTCCACTGCGGCGTATAACCGAAGCTCAAGCAGATGCCCTGAAAGGACAATTGCAAGCCTTAGGGCAAGATACGAAAATCTACATCGGTATGCGTTACTGGCATCCTTACACCGAAGAAGCGATCGCTCGCATCATCCAAGATGGCATTGAAAAACTGGTTATATTACCTCTTTATCCGCAATTTTCTATCAGTACCAGTGGTTCTAGCTTCCGGCTTTTAGAAAAACTTTGGCAAGAAGACCCCAGACTCCAGCAGATAGAATACACAGTAATTCCCTCTTGGTACAAACAACCAGGCTATCTCCAGGCAATGGCAGAACTGATAGCCCAGGAAATTGACCTACTACCTAATCCGAATGAAGCTCACGTCTTCTTTAGTGCTCACGGCGTTCCTAAAAGCTATGTAGAAGAAGCAGGCGATCCCTATCAGCAAGAGATTGAGGAATGCACCTATTTAATTATGCGGACACTTGATCGACCTAATGCCCATACATTAGCTTACCAAAGTCGTGTTGGGCCAGTAGAATGGCTACAACCTTATACGGAAGATGCTATCCCAGAACTAGCAACAAAAGGTATTAAAGACTTAGTAGTTGTGCCGCTCAGTTTTGTTTCCGAACACATCGAAACTCTGGAAGAAATTGATCTTGAGTATCGAGAAATAGCAGAAGAAGCAGGAATTCACAACTTCCGTCGTGTACCTGCTCTCAACACCCATCCAGTATTTATTAAAGCTTTAGCAGACTTAGTTGTTGATGCTCTTAAAGAGCCTAGTGTAAAGCTCTCGCAAGTTTACCAAATGAAGAAAAAGGTAAAAATCTATCCGCCAGAGGGTTGGGAATGGGGTATTACTACGAGTGCGGAAGTCTGGAATGGGCGCATTGCTATGCTTGGCTTTATTGCTTTGATGATTGAATTGATTACCGGACGTGGTTTACTGCATATGATCGGGATTTTGTAA
- the hpsU gene encoding hormogonium polysaccharide biosynthesis acetyltransferase HpsU, translating to MTNDQAFIDLRKYDQSWFDRGRPSWYVLLWWFVQAIAFPLTPHPFNGLRCALLRLFGAHVGKGVLIRPTARFTYPWKITIGDYSWIGDDVVLYSLDYIHIGDNCVISQKSYLCTGSHDMYDPAFGLKTANICIGNGVWVAADCFIGAGVTIGTNAVIGARSSVFTDIPAAQVSWGTPCRPRYPRLKTEGRGQEAEGRNCFHPLL from the coding sequence ATGACTAATGACCAAGCATTTATAGATTTACGCAAATATGACCAATCTTGGTTTGATCGGGGACGTCCAAGTTGGTATGTTTTGTTATGGTGGTTTGTGCAAGCGATCGCTTTTCCTTTGACTCCTCATCCGTTTAATGGTCTGCGTTGTGCTTTGTTACGTCTGTTTGGCGCTCATGTCGGTAAAGGAGTATTAATTAGACCTACTGCTCGCTTCACTTACCCTTGGAAAATCACAATAGGTGACTATAGTTGGATTGGTGATGACGTAGTTCTATACAGTTTGGATTACATACATATCGGTGATAATTGCGTAATTTCCCAGAAAAGCTACCTGTGTACTGGTAGTCATGATATGTATGATCCAGCCTTTGGCTTGAAAACAGCGAATATCTGCATAGGTAATGGGGTATGGGTAGCAGCAGATTGCTTCATTGGTGCAGGAGTTACAATTGGTACAAATGCAGTCATTGGTGCGCGTAGCAGTGTTTTTACTGATATTCCTGCTGCTCAAGTATCATGGGGTACACCATGTCGCCCTCGCTATCCTAGATTGAAGACAGAGGGCAGAGGGCAGGAGGCAGAAGGAAGAAACTGTTTTCATCCTTTGTTGTGA
- a CDS encoding glycosyltransferase family 2 protein yields the protein MSSSKIPVSVLIPAKNEEANLPACLASVQRADEVFIVDSQSSDQSVEVAKSYGANVVQFHFNGRWPKKKNWSLENLHFRNEWVLIVDCDERITPELWEEITQAIQNPEYNGYYLNRRVFFLGKWIRHGGKYPDWNLRLFKHQKGRYENLNTEDIPNTGDNEVHEHVILEGKVGYLKNDIIHEDFRDLFHWLERHNRYSNWEARVYYNLLTGNHDNGTIGAKLFGDAVQRKRFLKTIWVRLPFKPFLRFVLFYFIQRGFLDGRAGYIYGRLLSQYEYQIGVKLYELRHCDGKLNTKSTSVTTTAFPQKVGQTVV from the coding sequence ATGTCATCTTCTAAAATACCAGTTTCTGTACTAATTCCAGCTAAAAACGAAGAAGCAAATTTACCAGCTTGCCTTGCTAGTGTACAAAGAGCAGACGAAGTTTTTATAGTAGATTCACAAAGTAGTGATCAAAGCGTCGAAGTTGCTAAAAGTTATGGTGCAAATGTCGTGCAGTTTCATTTCAACGGACGCTGGCCTAAAAAGAAAAATTGGTCTTTAGAAAACCTCCATTTTCGGAATGAATGGGTTTTAATTGTCGATTGCGATGAGCGTATCACCCCTGAGTTATGGGAAGAAATTACCCAAGCAATTCAAAATCCCGAATATAATGGCTACTACCTTAATCGCCGCGTATTTTTCTTAGGTAAATGGATTCGCCACGGTGGTAAATATCCAGATTGGAACTTGCGTTTATTTAAGCATCAAAAAGGGCGTTACGAAAACCTGAATACAGAAGATATTCCGAATACAGGTGATAATGAAGTTCACGAACACGTCATCTTAGAAGGAAAAGTAGGATATCTGAAAAATGATATAATTCACGAGGATTTCCGTGACCTTTTTCATTGGTTAGAACGACATAACCGCTATTCTAATTGGGAAGCCCGTGTTTACTATAATTTGCTTACAGGTAATCACGATAACGGTACTATTGGCGCTAAATTATTCGGTGATGCTGTGCAGCGCAAACGCTTTTTGAAAACAATTTGGGTGCGACTCCCATTTAAACCGTTTTTACGGTTTGTGTTGTTCTATTTTATTCAGCGTGGTTTTTTGGATGGTAGAGCTGGATATATTTATGGAAGGCTGCTGAGCCAATATGAGTATCAAATTGGGGTTAAACTCTACGAATTACGCCACTGTGACGGCAAACTTAACACTAAGTCTACTTCAGTGACAACAACTGCTTTCCCTCAGAAAGTGGGACAGACAGTTGTTTGA
- a CDS encoding glycosyltransferase family 2 protein: MPDTPISAIICTHNRDNYLGAAIDSLLAQDFASGFEVIVVDNGSSDRTRDVVEQRANYPHLKYVFEPIIGLSVARNTGAQVASGKILAYLDDDAVASLSWLQVLYNAYKNNPKLAIAGGKVSLLWPEGMQSPQWLSPGLAANLGAYDLGENTVCIDKPSLTPRGLNYSISRAFLEEIGGFDPQLGRIGKKLLSNEELQMTELALQAGWQVMYLPEAHVFHNVSPERIKRSWFLNRGWWQGISECYREQLAGTAGFSQLQRGSERFLRGLYKAVKYFADPAERFDKLVYAYGQIGYLNAAIAGLLAKRVKSQ; the protein is encoded by the coding sequence ATGCCAGATACGCCAATCTCTGCCATTATCTGTACTCACAACCGAGACAATTATTTAGGCGCTGCTATAGATAGCCTCCTCGCGCAGGATTTTGCTTCTGGCTTTGAAGTGATAGTGGTGGATAATGGTTCTAGCGATCGCACTCGTGATGTTGTAGAACAAAGGGCAAATTATCCCCACCTCAAGTATGTCTTTGAACCTATTATTGGTCTATCTGTAGCCCGGAATACAGGCGCTCAAGTTGCAAGTGGTAAAATTCTGGCATACCTTGATGATGATGCTGTCGCTAGCCTTAGCTGGCTGCAAGTTTTATATAACGCTTATAAAAATAACCCAAAATTAGCGATCGCTGGTGGCAAAGTCAGCTTGTTATGGCCTGAGGGAATGCAATCACCACAATGGCTTTCTCCAGGACTAGCTGCTAATTTAGGGGCATATGATCTCGGTGAAAACACAGTCTGCATAGACAAGCCTAGTTTAACTCCTAGAGGTTTAAATTACTCCATAAGTCGCGCTTTTCTCGAAGAAATTGGAGGCTTTGATCCTCAGCTTGGCCGTATAGGTAAAAAATTATTATCTAATGAAGAACTACAAATGACTGAACTTGCCCTCCAAGCAGGTTGGCAAGTCATGTATCTACCCGAAGCCCACGTGTTTCACAATGTTTCCCCCGAACGTATTAAACGTTCTTGGTTTTTAAATCGGGGTTGGTGGCAGGGTATTAGTGAGTGTTATCGAGAACAACTAGCAGGAACAGCAGGATTTAGCCAGCTACAACGCGGTAGCGAGCGTTTTTTGCGTGGCTTGTATAAAGCAGTTAAATATTTTGCTGATCCCGCAGAACGATTTGACAAACTTGTCTATGCCTATGGTCAGATCGGTTATTTAAATGCTGCCATTGCAGGATTACTAGCAAAAAGAGTCAAGAGTCAATAG
- the cobU gene encoding bifunctional adenosylcobinamide kinase/adenosylcobinamide-phosphate guanylyltransferase: MNQIILVTGPARSGKSEWAEALAIQSHKSVVYIATATRDPDDQEWQQRIQQHQQRRPHGWTTLEVPMQLSATLAQMQPNTCVLVDSLGTWVANLLSQEEAMWEKTMQELLETLQLVAADMIFVAEETGWGIVPAYPMGRSFRDRLGSLVRHLGSICEPVYLVTGGHVLNLSLLGSPLSVGEVGRWGDGEV, from the coding sequence ATGAATCAAATTATTCTGGTGACTGGGCCTGCACGTTCTGGTAAAAGTGAGTGGGCAGAAGCTTTGGCGATACAATCACACAAATCAGTAGTTTATATAGCAACTGCAACGCGCGATCCTGATGATCAAGAGTGGCAGCAACGTATTCAACAACATCAACAACGCCGTCCTCATGGTTGGACGACATTGGAAGTACCAATGCAATTGTCTGCTACTCTTGCCCAAATGCAACCAAATACCTGCGTTTTAGTTGATTCTCTGGGAACTTGGGTAGCGAATCTACTCTCTCAGGAAGAGGCTATGTGGGAAAAGACTATGCAAGAGTTATTAGAGACGCTGCAACTAGTTGCAGCCGATATGATTTTTGTTGCTGAGGAAACAGGATGGGGTATTGTTCCAGCTTATCCGATGGGTCGAAGTTTTCGCGATCGCTTAGGTAGCTTAGTACGACACTTAGGTTCAATATGTGAACCTGTGTATTTAGTCACTGGTGGTCATGTTCTCAATCTCAGTTTACTTGGTTCGCCGTTGTCTGTTGGGGAGGTAGGGAGATGGGGTGATGGGGAGGTGTGA
- a CDS encoding CTB family bacteriocin, with the protein MSHETSTSNLFSEVTEEQQQMVAGGKTIYDNLSTYFNADTTAFAFAAVSGPGGSQVVQEFAEQEINTSAYKTFELNPYFYSY; encoded by the coding sequence ATGTCTCACGAAACATCTACATCTAATTTGTTTAGTGAAGTAACCGAAGAACAACAGCAAATGGTTGCTGGTGGTAAGACTATCTACGACAATCTCAGCACCTACTTTAATGCAGATACAACCGCCTTTGCTTTTGCAGCAGTATCTGGTCCTGGTGGCAGCCAAGTAGTTCAGGAATTTGCTGAGCAGGAAATTAACACCAGTGCTTACAAAACTTTTGAACTCAATCCCTACTTCTACTCATATTAA
- a CDS encoding CTB family bacteriocin has product MSNEAFASHLFSEISEEQQQMTAGGKSINDYLSTYFNADTTAFAFAAASGPGGSVVTQEFAEQEINTSAYKSFQLNPQFYYPY; this is encoded by the coding sequence ATGTCTAACGAAGCTTTTGCATCTCATCTGTTCAGTGAAATCAGCGAAGAACAACAGCAAATGACTGCTGGTGGCAAGAGTATTAATGACTATCTCAGCACCTACTTTAATGCAGATACAACAGCGTTTGCTTTTGCAGCAGCATCTGGTCCTGGTGGTAGTGTTGTAACTCAGGAATTTGCTGAACAAGAAATCAATACCAGTGCTTACAAGAGTTTCCAACTCAATCCCCAATTTTACTATCCATACTAA
- a CDS encoding CTB family bacteriocin, whose translation MSNELFTEVCEEQQQMVVGGTSIADYINTNYYQDLTAFNFAVASGPNGSYVTQQFATQTIDTSAYKNFLVDPYGGYYDGLDD comes from the coding sequence ATGTCTAACGAATTGTTTACTGAAGTGTGTGAAGAACAACAGCAAATGGTTGTTGGGGGTACAAGTATCGCCGACTATATCAACACTAATTACTATCAAGACTTAACTGCTTTTAATTTTGCAGTTGCATCTGGTCCTAATGGTAGTTATGTAACCCAACAATTTGCTACCCAAACGATTGATACCAGCGCTTATAAGAATTTCTTGGTCGATCCTTATGGCGGATATTACGACGGTCTAGATGACTAG
- a CDS encoding peptidase domain-containing ABC transporter, whose amino-acid sequence MKYKFVKQHSEEDCGAACLATISRHYGRNFTLNHIREMVGTGQFGTTLLGLKRGAESLGFNARPVKTSPELLNRMKEAPLPAIIHWQGNHWVVLYGKQGNKCVIADPAVGIRYLSKKDVADNWTDWLMLLLQPDQTRFFSQEDDKVSGFWRFFRRVWAFRGILVQALPLNLILGLLSLASPFLLQILTDDVLVRGDTRLLTTVAIAVVVMHFVSTSLSFVQSNLIAHFAQRLQLGLVLEFGRQILRLPLSYYEARRSGEIVSRLRDINQVNQLVAQVIVGLPSQFFIALISFGFMLFYSWKLTTVAIFIAIAMSISTVIFQPTLRNKTRELLVQEAENQGVLVETFKGALTLKTTTASPQFWDEFQSRFSRLTTITLNTIQIAIVNSTFSGFVAAVGGVILLWFGGNLVIQPEENLSIGQLLAFNAMNANFLGLIGSVIGFVDEYTRAKTAVQRLTEVIDATPEDDKDGKKQFAKIPGDADIICTNVNFHYAGRMDLLEDFSLTIPGGKVIAFIGKSGCGKSTLAKLIAGLYPLQSGNIRIGLYNLDDLALDCLRHQIVLVPQDAHFWSRSIIENFRLGTPHVTFEQIVRCCEIAEADEFISKLPDKYQTVLGEFGANISGGQRQRLAIARAIVNDPPILILDESTAGLDPVSEAQVLDKLLQHRRGKTTILISHRPRVISRADWIVFLEQGRLKLKGSVEELSSIPGDHLDFLTP is encoded by the coding sequence ATGAAATACAAGTTTGTTAAACAGCATAGTGAAGAAGACTGTGGAGCTGCTTGTTTAGCTACCATTTCTAGGCATTATGGACGTAATTTTACTCTTAATCACATCCGTGAAATGGTAGGTACTGGACAGTTTGGAACGACTTTATTAGGGTTAAAACGGGGTGCAGAATCACTTGGATTTAATGCTCGTCCAGTTAAAACTTCACCAGAACTTTTAAACCGAATGAAAGAAGCACCTCTGCCAGCAATTATTCACTGGCAGGGAAATCATTGGGTTGTTTTATATGGCAAGCAAGGTAACAAATGTGTCATTGCTGATCCGGCTGTAGGTATTCGTTATCTGTCTAAAAAGGATGTAGCAGATAATTGGACAGATTGGTTAATGCTGTTGTTACAGCCAGATCAAACTCGCTTTTTCTCCCAAGAGGATGATAAAGTGAGCGGCTTTTGGCGTTTCTTCCGGCGTGTTTGGGCTTTTCGTGGCATACTGGTCCAAGCGTTACCTTTAAACTTAATTTTAGGACTGCTATCTTTAGCCTCGCCATTTTTGCTCCAAATTCTTACTGATGATGTTTTGGTAAGAGGAGATACAAGGCTGCTCACAACTGTGGCTATCGCTGTGGTTGTGATGCATTTTGTTTCTACTAGTCTTTCGTTTGTACAGTCTAATTTAATTGCTCATTTTGCTCAGCGTCTGCAATTAGGTTTGGTGTTGGAATTTGGGCGACAAATTCTGCGCTTACCTCTTTCTTACTACGAAGCTCGTCGCAGTGGAGAAATTGTCAGCCGTTTACGGGATATAAATCAGGTTAATCAGTTAGTTGCTCAAGTTATTGTTGGTTTACCTAGCCAATTTTTTATTGCCCTTATTTCTTTTGGCTTCATGCTGTTTTATAGCTGGAAGTTAACGACGGTAGCTATATTTATTGCTATAGCAATGAGCATTTCTACAGTTATATTTCAGCCTACTTTACGAAATAAAACCCGTGAACTATTAGTTCAAGAGGCAGAAAATCAAGGTGTTTTAGTAGAAACTTTTAAAGGCGCACTTACCCTAAAAACTACTACTGCATCACCACAATTTTGGGATGAATTTCAAAGTCGATTTAGTCGCTTGACAACCATAACTTTAAATACAATTCAAATTGCGATCGTCAATAGTACATTCTCAGGATTTGTTGCTGCTGTTGGCGGTGTTATTTTGTTGTGGTTTGGTGGAAATTTAGTAATTCAACCCGAGGAAAATCTGAGTATTGGGCAATTATTAGCTTTTAACGCAATGAATGCTAATTTCCTGGGTTTAATTGGTAGTGTAATTGGTTTTGTAGATGAATATACTCGTGCAAAAACTGCTGTTCAACGGCTGACGGAAGTTATAGATGCCACCCCAGAAGATGATAAAGATGGTAAAAAGCAGTTTGCCAAGATACCTGGAGATGCTGACATTATTTGTACTAATGTCAACTTTCACTATGCAGGTAGGATGGATTTGTTAGAAGATTTTTCATTAACAATTCCAGGTGGTAAAGTAATTGCTTTTATTGGTAAGTCTGGTTGTGGTAAAAGTACTCTTGCTAAATTAATTGCAGGCTTATACCCATTACAATCTGGTAATATCCGCATAGGATTATATAACTTAGATGATCTGGCTCTTGATTGTCTACGTCATCAAATAGTTTTAGTTCCCCAAGATGCTCACTTTTGGAGTCGTTCAATTATTGAAAATTTCCGTTTAGGAACACCTCATGTTACTTTTGAGCAAATTGTTAGATGTTGTGAAATAGCAGAAGCCGATGAATTTATCAGTAAATTACCTGATAAATATCAAACTGTTTTAGGCGAATTTGGAGCAAATATTTCTGGTGGTCAACGTCAAAGATTAGCTATAGCACGTGCTATTGTTAACGATCCACCAATCTTAATTTTGGACGAGTCTACAGCTGGATTAGATCCAGTTAGTGAGGCACAAGTATTAGATAAATTACTTCAACATCGTCGAGGAAAAACAACAATTTTGATTAGCCATCGTCCGCGAGTTATTAGTCGTGCTGATTGGATTGTGTTTTTAGAACAAGGTAGGTTAAAACTAAAAGGATCTGTGGAAGAATTAAGCTCGATTCCTGGTGATCATTTAGATTTTTTAACTCCTTGA
- a CDS encoding HlyD family secretion protein produces the protein MLYTHNQKFLPSVNIDEFLPPISRWTTLAGIFLVTNVATAIALASYIKYNVTVKTSATVRPTGDVRIVQPEIEGTVKGIFVKENQIVKQGDVIAKLDDMELHIKNSQLQNSIEEGNLQLAQIKAQIQALDLQIDAEKQVIETTVISAQADLTRNQRDYQQEQVKTQSELLSAEANLQKAEASLKKAKADLNFAKQDRDRYKELAQYGAIGKRDYEQRKLAVEQAQLEVEAEKRAIDIAKASLQTAKAALNPSAATVEIAQERIAQEKAKGQSSIAALIREKNTLIQRQIELRNQIKQYQQELQKNIIQMQSSVIRATSDGVILKLNLRNPGQVVRPSEPVVEIVPQHAPLVVKAIIPAAEIKKVEIGQKVQLRVDACPYPDYGTLQGVVTSVSPDTIAPVNNSDVSAVSSPSPAARSFEAMIKPESYSFGNHEHTCNLQPGMNASADIISKQETALKFLLRKARLITDL, from the coding sequence ATGCTTTATACTCATAATCAAAAATTTCTCCCTTCAGTTAATATCGATGAGTTTTTACCACCAATTAGTCGTTGGACAACCTTAGCTGGTATATTTTTGGTTACAAATGTCGCCACAGCGATCGCTCTCGCTTCGTACATTAAATACAATGTTACTGTCAAGACTTCTGCAACTGTACGTCCTACAGGAGATGTTCGGATCGTGCAACCAGAAATAGAAGGAACTGTTAAAGGCATTTTTGTTAAAGAAAATCAGATAGTTAAACAAGGAGATGTAATTGCTAAGCTTGATGATATGGAACTACATATCAAAAATAGTCAATTACAAAATAGTATTGAAGAAGGTAATTTACAATTAGCTCAAATTAAAGCCCAAATCCAAGCTTTAGATCTTCAAATAGATGCTGAAAAACAAGTCATTGAAACAACAGTTATTTCTGCTCAAGCAGACTTGACACGTAATCAAAGAGATTATCAACAAGAGCAAGTCAAAACTCAAAGCGAATTACTATCAGCAGAAGCAAATTTGCAAAAAGCTGAAGCAAGTTTAAAAAAAGCTAAAGCAGATTTAAATTTTGCTAAACAGGATCGCGATCGCTACAAAGAATTAGCACAATATGGAGCAATTGGTAAACGGGATTATGAGCAGAGAAAATTAGCTGTTGAACAAGCACAATTAGAAGTAGAGGCAGAAAAAAGAGCTATAGATATAGCTAAAGCTAGCCTGCAAACAGCAAAAGCTGCTCTTAATCCTAGTGCAGCAACGGTGGAAATTGCTCAGGAACGCATAGCCCAAGAAAAGGCAAAAGGTCAATCTAGTATCGCTGCTTTAATTAGAGAGAAAAATACTTTAATTCAGCGACAAATTGAACTTAGAAATCAAATCAAACAATACCAACAGGAATTACAAAAAAATATCATTCAAATGCAAAGTAGTGTCATTCGTGCTACTAGCGATGGTGTGATTCTCAAGCTCAATTTACGTAATCCAGGTCAGGTGGTACGCCCCTCAGAACCTGTTGTAGAGATTGTCCCTCAGCACGCGCCTTTAGTCGTGAAAGCCATCATTCCTGCGGCTGAGATTAAAAAGGTGGAAATTGGTCAAAAAGTACAGTTGCGAGTTGATGCTTGTCCATATCCTGATTATGGTACTCTCCAAGGTGTTGTTACTAGTGTTTCTCCAGACACAATCGCACCTGTCAATAATTCAGATGTGAGTGCAGTAAGTAGTCCAAGTCCTGCTGCTAGATCTTTTGAAGCAATGATCAAACCCGAAAGTTATAGTTTTGGAAATCATGAACATACCTGTAATTTACAACCAGGTATGAATGCTTCTGCTGATATTATTTCAAAACAAGAAACAGCTCTGAAATTTTTACTTAGGAAAGCCAGATTAATCACTGATTTATAA
- a CDS encoding response regulator transcription factor encodes MKQALTRQALLKILVIDDHESVLGGTIEVLRKKYMDAEFLTAVTAQEALDQVAKMQPDLVVMDLSLPESPGKMARPDTGVKLLRNLMKNHINLNIVVQSAHVRTLVRIRPDIDIHKGGFTVADKSLSSQEMLTRVDWALQGLTHTKDIKGVHAGLEVKPEWLRVLTLAFEEGLTDKAIAERMCVGERMVRHYWSKLQDALDVYPEEGKNMRIQTEMRAREEGLID; translated from the coding sequence ATGAAACAAGCGTTAACAAGACAAGCATTGCTAAAAATTTTAGTCATAGATGATCATGAATCAGTATTGGGTGGAACCATAGAAGTACTACGAAAAAAATACATGGATGCTGAATTTTTAACAGCAGTTACAGCTCAAGAAGCGCTTGATCAAGTAGCAAAGATGCAACCTGATTTAGTAGTTATGGATCTTTCTCTACCAGAAAGTCCTGGCAAAATGGCACGACCAGATACAGGTGTCAAACTACTTAGAAACTTAATGAAAAACCATATAAATTTGAATATCGTAGTTCAAAGCGCTCATGTAAGAACATTAGTACGAATCAGACCTGATATTGATATTCATAAAGGAGGTTTTACAGTCGCCGATAAAAGTCTTTCTAGCCAGGAAATGTTGACTAGAGTAGATTGGGCATTACAGGGATTAACTCATACAAAAGATATTAAAGGTGTTCATGCTGGCTTAGAAGTCAAACCAGAATGGTTAAGGGTGCTAACTCTCGCATTTGAAGAAGGATTAACAGATAAGGCGATCGCAGAGCGCATGTGTGTTGGCGAACGTATGGTACGTCATTATTGGAGCAAGTTACAAGATGCTTTAGATGTTTATCCTGAAGAGGGAAAAAATATGCGAATTCAAACGGAAATGCGAGCCAGAGAAGAAGGATTAATTGATTAG